A window of the Theileria parva strain Muguga chromosome 2, complete sequence, whole genome shotgun sequence genome harbors these coding sequences:
- the PHO1-H9 gene encoding EXS family protein, with amino-acid sequence MKFGSKLETFLISEWADKYIRYKYLNRLLKSAQRFKISEKEEEEEDLELQSNIFALDLDDSKIKSIGKPDKIKEQTSSQQDLSIEIPEPEDNMGIPLDLKPDSYTVPISDTFSSSNLKDRKFSSRFEDYKSSSNLEDFKTSQKSKNVLDVITIVAETFEEKGHLNFEQIPELVELSHALPNKTRSLSDKFRSSMAKLDILDHETNGQRNFYSSVDLRNVQVENPNEFRPSSQTQSPTKPLVQTHRNLRKIDFKNKFVRKATSKNLSMSRHLGGFKYDLASKVNKRYFGNKKITTPDSQACFDKCLRDDIRTVIMHYNSEMEYITILIDYLRKDVVNRSGEFDKSHVKLLQKAVTALWDSSDKLKSYLNTNILAVYKLLKKKDKLLGTNDLISLYPTYKQTLLSIDSFNETNHAILSLYQLISEPEAVDFNKMKMEVESTMDSNFIPAYYLSYMMGLCTILFFMSVLLCYANFGKEFNLSLLLAHLPIFRVFFIFGVIWCGIGWCQNYLETYGVNYQFLFQLSNNYSVDEKDFYFFGALQSLVCLLLFVFFILDCKINFFGEHKLHFIYPIILIVCSLMLVLLPKKNFKLKLRRKLLFAIFRSFTSPICVGPPVSLADSIFADVYTSLTRSFVDIVYIFSYFTYGLSNDTHHVHEDVINWVIPTVMIAPFFLRFSQCLRRYINEHLWIHFGNMLKYISGIICVVVSSLKWPPSSGNNRLVVMISCYVVATIYNFLWDFFVDWGLSPPLNIFKRRGDRRMYRMKAYYIACVVNLLCRLTWALTVTPIKLIEHQELSHNIVVFIISLVEIFRRIVWVTFRLETEHLLNSYKYRTALWVPKLYRCKTAIVKELSVLNK; translated from the exons ATGAAGTTCGGCTCGAAATTGGAGACATTTCTCATTTCAGAATGGGCCGATAAATATATCAGATATAAGTACCTAAACAGGTTACTAAAATCAGCACaaagatttaaaattagtgaaaaggaggaagaagaagagGATTTGGAACTCCAGAGTAACATTTTTGCCTTAGATTTGGACGATTCCAAAATTAAATCTATTGGAAAAcctgataaaattaaagaacAAACTTCTTCTCAACAAGATTTATCAATTGAAATTCCAGAACCTGAAGATAATATGGGAATTCCTCTAGATCTCAAGCCTGATTCATACACCGTACCTATATCTGACACATTTAGTTCCTCTAACTTAAAAGATCGAAAATTTTCATCACGTTTTGAAGATTATAAGTCATCGTCAAATTTGgaagattttaaaacatCACAAAAGTCCAAGAATGTTTTAGATGTGATAACAATCGTGGCAGAAACGTTTGAGGAAAAGGGCCACTTAAACTTTGAGCAGATACCTGAGCTGGTGGAATTGAGCCATGCATTACCTAACAAAACTCGTAGTTTGAGCGACAAGTTCAGAAGCTCAATGGCTAAACTTGATATTTTAGACCATGAAACCAATGGCCAAAGAAACTTCTACAGTAGCGTGGATTTGAGAAATGTACAAGTTGAAAATCCAAATGAGTTTAGACCTTCCTCTCAAACTCAGTCTCCAACGAAACCTCTAGTCCAAACACACAGAAACTTGAGGAAAATCGACTTTAAGAACAAATTTGTGAGGAAGGCGACATCcaaaaatttatcaatgtCAAGGCATCTGGGCGGCTTTAAATATGACCTCG cgtcaaaagttaataaaagATACTTTGGAAATAAGAAGATTACAACTCCAGATTCCCAAGCTTGTTTTGATAAGTGTTTGAGGGATGATATCAGGACTGTGATAATGCATTACAATTCAGAAATGGAATACATCACAATTTTGATAGATTATTTGAGAAAAGATGTCGTTAACAGATCAGgagaatttgataaatcgCACGTCAAGTTACTTCAAAAAGCAGTTACAGCACTTTGGGATTCATCAGATAAGCTGAAATCCTATCTAAACACAAATATTTTAGCAGTTTataaacttttaaaaaagaAGGATAAGCTCCTAGGAACTAATGATTTGATTTCTTTATATCCGACATATAAACAAACTTTACTATCAATTGACTCATTTAATGAGACGAATCATGCAATTCTATCGCTATATCAGCTAATTTCTGAGCCTGAAGCTGttgattttaacaaaatgaAAATGGAAGTTGAATCTACAATGGACTCGAATTTTATTCCAGCCTATTACCTGTCATACATGATGGGACTTTGTACTATACTGTTCTTTATGAGCGTTTTATTATGTTACGCTAACTTTGGAAAAgagtttaatttatcacttCTCTTGGCTCACTTGCCTATTTTTAGAGTCTTTTTTATCTTTGGCGTTATCTGGTGTGGTATCGGATGGTGCCAAAACTACCTAGAAACATATGGAGTCAATTATCA ATTTTTGTTTCAAttgagtaataattattcgGTTGATGAGAAGGATTTCTATTTCTTCGGAGCATTACAGTCGTTAGTGTGTCTATTGTTGTTTGTGTTTTTCATTTTGgattgtaaaataaacttTTTTGGAGAACATAAACT gCACTTTATTTATCCAATAATCTTGATCGTTTGCTCGTTGATGCTTGTCCTGCTTCCAAAGAAGAACTTTAAACTCAAGTTGAGGAGGAAATTGCTATTTGCAATCTTCAGATCATTCACTTCCCCAATCTGTGTTGGACCGCCAGTTTCACTTGCAGACAGCATTTTCGCAGATGTATACACTTCACTCACAAGATCATTTGTCGACATTGTCTACATCTTCTCATACTTCAC GTATGGATTATCGAATGATACACACCATGTGCATGAAG ACGTGATCAATTGGGTGATTCCGACAGTTATGATAGCCCCGTTCTTTCTCAGGTTCTCACAGTGCCTCAGAAG GTATATCAACGAGCATCTGTGGATCCACTTTGGAAACATGCTCAAGTACATTTCTGGAATTATCTGCGTGGTGGTTTCATCACTGAAGTG GCCCCCAAGTTCTGGAAACAACAGGCTTGTAGTCATGATTTCCTGCTACGTTGTGGCTACGATCTATAACTTTCTCTGGGATTTTTTCGTAGATTGGGGTCTCTCACCTCCTCTTAACATCTTCAAAAg GAGAGGGGATAGAAGGATGTATAGAATGAAAGCGTATTACATAGCGTGCGTGGTGAACCTGTTATGTAGACTAACCTGGGCACTGACGGTGACTCCAATAAAGCTAATTGAGCACCAGGAGCTGTCACACAACATCGTAGTGTTTATAATATCACTAGTGGAGATT
- a CDS encoding WD domain G-beta repeat protein: MAECKSIAQFNLESQPDCIRVFPFENPSDSILSGSFVVGCYRYDELRNHREGCLLFFNPSNYLNHLLSGFSFPKKPELYYFGHDIGGILSCYWTKFDQGYAISCISTKCILAQYSIKSSNPNSSESDGHKFEISKINEIKLTGDPHTIPLSLSTFDDHGSSMCVTCDTGHCYVVRNSEVINWRACKFQTWTSSFHPENSNLILTGSDDSKVRLFDLRSGFDQIDSFSCHESGVTTIQFLPQSTNLFYTGGFDKVLVKYDFRKLVTHVESLKTTTPIWYLDFITYKNGTLESLHVSGCHDGSALYNTSGELISTFKPPNCLIYSTSHVKLSSTLLTSCDFYNKSLHFYL; encoded by the exons ATGGCCGAATGTAAAAGTATTGCACAGTTCAATTTAGAGTCACAGCCTGACTGTATTAGGGTGTTCCCCTTTGAGAATCCTTCAG ATTCTATACTTTCCGGCTCCTTTGTAGTAGGTTGTTACCGCTACGATGAACTTCGTAACCACAGAGAAGGATGCCTCCTCTTTTTTAACCCTTCAAATTACCTTAACCA TCTGTTGTCTGGATTTTCTTTTCCTAAAAAGCCTGAACTTTACTACTTTGGTCATGATATTGGTGGTATTTTATCCTGTTATTGGACCAAATTTGATCAA GGCTACGCCATTTCCTGTATTTCTACCAAGTGTATACTAGCTCAATATTCCATCAAGTCATCAAATCCAAACTCATCAGAATCAGATGGAcacaaatttgaaatttctaaaatcaATGAGATAAAGTTAACAGGGGATCCTCATACAATTCCCCTGTCATTATCAACTTTTGATGACCATGGCAG TTCAATGTGTGTTACTTGCGATACCGGTCACTGTTATGTGGTTAGAAATTCCGAAGTTATAAACTG GCGAGCATGCAAATTTCAAACTTGGACAAGTTCATTTCACCCTGAAAATTCCAATTTAATCCTTACTG GTTCTGATGATTCTAAAGTACGATTGTTTGATCTTCGATCTGGATTTGATCAAATTGATTCATTTTCCTG TCACGAATCGGGAGTTACAACAATTCAGTTTTTGCCTCAATCAACCAACTTATTCTATACTGGCGG ATTCGATAAGGTTTTGGTTAAATATGATTTCCGAAAACTTGTCACACATGTTGAATCACTTAAAACTACAACTCCAATTTGGTATTTGGACTTTATAACCTATAAAAATGGCACTCTGGAATCACTTCACGTATCAGGATGTCATGATGGATCCGCTCTTTACAACACTTCAG GCGAGCTCATTTCCACATTCAAACCACCAAACTGTCTCATCTACTCCACTTCTCACGTTAAACTCTCATCAACGTTACTTACCTCTTGTGATTTCTATAATAAAAGTCTTCATTTCTACCTCTAa
- a CDS encoding GYF domain protein translates to MFNPRPSSGISHSFSKSSSKLENTNKLDPHPQSALESHITDAPFHASKFKSNPKDHNFRDFTVNRDVNNYRDYPVNYRENSAMEKSTEIASGMDTGVVNNSMMDMSMEMLFGSNKNVLELSSDGVFEKNYLLRLMFTFDRMPRLGNRRTGSETLRFHSVDISVGREQQENFYDKSDKMKKLLYKPLSKRFLTTNPLDARLDSGLLDTKFADSKFPDSRLVDTKFLDSKYLNSRLMDNTRMIDDKLMKGVRNLGIKPMLRGEDNMEPDKEFQGFNAHTNTNGSSVMDMVRHFSRESQSNEFGHFSKMNSHGFNSDHKLTRTFFKRESNDQSFTRQFSNRDSNDQSFTRQFSNRDSNDQSFTRQFSNRESNDQSFSRHFTNRDSNDVQLTRQYSNRENNTDVKLSNLTSSLVQGLNTNSLPRSSSLNAFNLNTEFSKSGFDTKSGFDKPELTKSGFDKSGFENKPVFDAKSGFDTKSGFDKSEFTKSGFDKTGFDAKSGFDKTGFDKNEFTKSGFDKTGFDKSEFTKSGFDTKTGFDKSGFDKNEFTKSGFDTKTGFDKSGFEVDYMLRDKKNEGSKSFLEKLLDKPFETHQSHANTSPNTTTTTTTATKDIDVDLEKDKLSPESSKPLSNTNPLTSANTLTSTKPLSMDRLTSEILSSDRLSSERLSSNRLPSERLGMERVGKEGAFEDMKYWNGVNLQWQYMDPQGMVHGPFSSDQMYHWYVKNFFHQNLRMRFNSKMPWMPFKELFSPNSIPFKSLPKFFLHSPNLPPVTLPNSNLLTSFTGTNTNSGLMASNGVGGLLGSNAAFNTGLASGGVSGLANPGVTGLGNSGVSGLMGNNTSLLSSNSGLTSNSVGGLGSSGVSGLMSNASSSMSKSMDNVWNSSQSTVYPITSMGNIHLSTPKLSVNHLKSPTTTHAHKDFTATKDFTTKDLTSTAQLTTMDKSKELSKELMSDKDLSAKDLNATQLTSSTKDLTSSNELSSSREMSKVEKRWNTTTVEVSSLMEIMELEKKSAKERSVKSPPRQPQTGWNMSDVAPNNFSESDDFPSLATTADTSSSKTAKENVGKKFGKQITMPLETFIEKHPIQPPHLTESFSSKLLGNKH, encoded by the coding sequence ATGTTTAATCCAAGACCATCAAGTGGCATCAGCCACAGCTTTTCCAAATCCTCGAGCAAACTCGAGAATACAAACAAACTCGATCCGCACCCCCAATCGGCACTGGAATCACATATCACGGATGCTCCATTTCATGCCTCTAAGTTCAAGTCTAACCCGAAGGATCACAATTTTAGGGACTTCACGGTTAATAGAGATGTGAATAACTATAGAGACTATCCCGTGAACTATAGAGAAAACTCTGCTATGGAAAAGAGTACTGAGATAGCCAGTGGTATGGATACTGGGGTGGTGAACAACAGTATGATGGACATGAGCATGGAGATGCTATTTGGGTCGAACAAGAATGTATTAGAACTGAGTAGTGACGGAGTATTTgagaaaaattatttattacgTTTGATGTTTACATTTGATCGTATGCCACGGTTAGGTAACAGGAGGACAGGTTCTGAAACGCTGAGATTTCATTCTGTGGATATATCAGTAGGAAGAGAACAACAGGAAAACTTCTATGACAAGTCTGacaaaatgaaaaaattactCTATAAACCTCTTTCAAAACGTTTCTTAACAACTAATCCATTGGATGCTAGACTAGATTCTGGATTACTAGACACTAAGTTTGCAGATTCCAAGTTTCCAGACTCCAGACTAGTGGACACCAAGTTCCTTGATTCCAAGTACTTAAATTCAAGGTTAATGGACAACACAAGGATGATTGATGATAAGTTGATGAAAGGTGTGAGGAATTTAGGTATAAAGCCCATGTTACGTGGCGAGGATAATATGGAACCCGATAAGGAATTCCAAGGTTTCAATGCTCATACTAATACTAACGGCAGTAGTGTGATGGACATGGTGAGGCATTTTTCCAGAGAATCACAATCAAATGAGTTCGGCCATTTTTCCAAGATGAACAGCCATGGCTTCAACTCCGATCATAAACTGACAAGAACATTTTTCAAAAGAGAATCTAACGATCAATCCTTCACAAGACAATTTTCAAATAGAGATTCTAACGACCAATCCTTCACTCGTCAATTTAGTAATAGAGATTCTAACGACCAATCCTTTACACGTCAGTTCAGTAATAGGGAATCCAATGATCAATCCTTCAGTAGACATTTTACTAATAGAGATTCTAACGATGTGCAATTGACTAGacagtatagtaatagagAAAACAATACAGATGTAAAGTTGAGTAATTTAACTAGTTCACTAGTGCAAGGCTTGAACACTAATTCTTTACCACGTAGCTCTAGTCTCAACGCATTTAATCTCAATACAGAATTTAGTAAATCGGGATTCGACACTAAATCAGGATTTGACAAACCCGAGCTTACCAAGTCCGGATTTGACAAATCAGGGTTTGAGAATAAACCAGTGTTTGATGCCAAGAGTGGATTTGACACTAAATCAGGTTTTGATAAATCTGAGTTTACCAAGTCTGGGTTCGACAAAACGGGGTTCGACGCTAAATCAGGTTTCGACAAAACAGGATTTGacaaaaatgaatttacTAAATCAGGTTTTGACAAAACAGGATTTGATAAATCCGAGTTTACCAAGTCAGGGTTCGATACTAAGACTGGATTTGACAAATCAggatttgataaaaatgaatttacTAAATCCGGGTTCGACACTAAAACGGGATTTGATAAAAGTGGGTTTGAAGTAGATTATATGTTGAGAGATAAGAAAAACGAAGGATCGAAGTCATTTTTGGAAAAATTACTAGATAAGCCATTTGAAACACACCAGTCACATGCGAATACTAGTCCTAACACAACAACCACCACCACCACAGCCACTAAGGATATAGATGTGGATTTGGAAAAGGATAAATTGAGCCCAGAAAGCAGTAAGCCACTGTCTAACACTAACCCGCTAACAAGCGCTAATACGTTAACTAGTACAAAACCACTAAGCATGGATAGGCTGACGTcagaaatattaagtaGTGATAGGTTGAGTTCAGAAAGGCTAAGTTCAAATAGGTTACCATCAGAAAGATTGGGAATGGAAAGAGTAGGAAAAGAAGGCGCATTTGAAGATATGAAGTATTGGAATGGTGTGAATTTGCAATGGCAGTATATGGACCCACAAGGCATGGTGCACGGGCCATTTTCGTCAGATCAAATGTATCACTGGTATGTGAAGAACTTCTTTCACCAGAATTTACGCATGAGGTTTAACTCCAAGATGCCCTGGATGCCATTCAAGGAACTGTTTTCACCAAATTCAATACCGTTCAAGTCTCTGCCCAAGTTCTTCCTACACAGTCCCAACTTGCCCCCAGTCACACTGCCAAACTCTAATCTCCTCACATCATTCACCGGCactaatactaatagtGGTTTGATGGCAAGTAATGGTGTTGGTGGATTACTAGGTAGTAACGCCGCTTTCAATACTGGCTTAGCAAGTGGCGGTGTTAGTGGACTGGCAAATCCAGGAGTTACAGGGTTGGGCAACTCTGGAGTCAGTGGATTAATGGGAAATAATACTAGTTTACTAAGTAGTAATAGCGGATTAACTAGTAATAGTGTTGGCGGACTGGGAAGTTCTGGAGTTAGTGGGTTAATGAGCAATGCCAGTTCTAGTATGAGTAAGAGCATGGATAATGTTTGGAATTCAAGTCAGAGTACAGTATACCCCATCACGTCAATGGGTAACATACACCTTTCTACACCCAAGTTGTCTGTTAATCATTTGAAATCACCAACTACCACTCATGCTCATAAGGACTTTACCGCTACTAAAGATTTTACTACCAAGGATTTGACAAGTACTGCACAGTTAACTACCATGGATAAGAGTAAGGAGTTATCAAAGGAGTTAATGAGTGACAAGGATTTGAGTGCCAAGGACTTGAATGCGACACAGTTAACAAGTAGTACTAAGGATTTGACAAGTAGTAACGAGTTGAGTAGCAGTAGAGAAATGAGTAAAGTGGAGAAGAGGTGGAACACCACGACAGTGGAGGTGAGTTCACTAATGGAGATAATGGAGTTGGAAAAGAAGAGTGCAAAGGAAAGGAGCGTAAAGTCGCCGCCGAGACAGCCCCAAACTGGCTGGAACATGTCTGACGTCGCTCCAAATAACTTCTCTGAAAGCGATGACTTCCCGTCACTTGCAACCACTGCAGACACATCTTCGTCAAAGACTGCCAAGGAAAACGTTGGCAAGAAGTTTGGAAAGCAAATCACGATGCCGCTGGAAACCTTTATAGAGAAACACCCAATACAACCTCCTCACCTAACAGAGTCGTTCTCATCAAAACTACTCGGTAATAAACATTAA
- the rplX gene encoding ribosomal protein L24 → MFENLLKFGAYRKVSQSYNFLTLKLCNFSVLCNNSARNHGILNSCATTFSESSPNYPSNLNNNLPNSNDIKRNLFNYFQSRGPKIVKPKDVIHFWKIRPGDKVTVISGKDKGKVGEVLMCDRLRNQVKVKGCNMRKLLVDSQIVQIEKKIHYSNVQLVDQLLNVGTRVSIRYSHDNKPLRVSKKSGYVIPWPSKTVLRVRRIQVLKRL, encoded by the exons ATGTTTGAGAATCTCCTGAAATTTGGAGCTTATCGCAAAGTTTCACAaagttataattttttaacgTTAAAACTATGCAATTTCAGTGTTTTATGTAACAATAGTGCTAGAAACCATGGGATTCTTAACTCATGTGCAACTACCTTTTCCGAATCTTCACCTAACTATCCTTCCAATCTAAACAACaatttaccaaattcaaatgatattaaaaggaacttgtttaattattttcagtCTCGAGGTCCTAAAATTGTGAAGCCGAAGGATGTTATTCACTTTTGGAAGATTCGTCCTGGAGAtaag GTAACCGTAATCAGTGGAAAGGATAAGGGTAAAGTTGGTGAGGTTTTAATGTGTGACCGACTTCGAAACCAAGTAAAGGTAAAGGGCTGCAATATG agAAAATTACTTGTTGACTCCCAAATTGTCCAGATTGAGAAGAAAATCCACTACTCAAATGTTCAACTTGTAGACCAACTTTTAAA tGTAGGAACTAGAGTTTCTATCCGGTACTCTCATGATAATAAGCCAc TAAGGGTTTCTAAGAAGTCTGGATACGTGATTCCTTGGCCATCtaaa ACTGTATTGAGGGTGAGAAGGATACAAGTCCTGAAGAGGCTTTAA
- a CDS encoding Cyclin domain protein: MLMNSQKLLDMSDNKFEELITLIRYSALNASELSSNVAVSFLSNMLKDSKIYGPPNYEVTNEEERRFIEFYEEEKPLEVESDSSSDSRKNRRFNRVSSIKNRLNRIICLFRLNRKSSRIDSKANLEPEVGSKKEKFYISYADLMVPSNVEYDPKRLDIPIYDFRRNSLSSSDSIEIKIAPNDNSFEVPEQKLHPILFESNTLFRQKHPWLHPTLSFTKLCKIKYNVMSLPNLIHHVDPSTSAIAWTLIERLVLNGVLTKFNRKLFSSVCYILAYKFNQDFEYEVINEILTIFTREKNVDAKSIFYNEMKIFALLEFSLKLKYTYIQTHINHYLDFNKISFFELYDTPESTYTMLELD, encoded by the exons ATGTTGATGAACAGTCAGAAATTACTTGATATGTCTGATAACAAGTTTGAGGAACTCATAACACTCATCAGATACTCAGCTTTAAACGCCTCTGAACTTTCCTCTAATGTTGCCGTCTcgtttttatcaaatatgCTCAAAGATTCCAAAATATAC GGTCCTCCAAATTATGAAGTAACAAATGAGGAGGAGAGGAGGTTTATTGAGTTCTATGAGGAGGAGAAACCGCTGGAAGTTGAGTCAGACTCGAGTTCAGATTCCCGTAAAAACAGGAGATTTAACAGAGTTTCCTCGATTAAGAATCGACTAAACAGGATTATTTGTTTGTTTAGATTAAATAGGAAGAGTTCAAGAATTGACTCGAAGGCTAATTTGGAGCCTGAAGTGGGTTCTAAGAAGGAgaaattttacatttcaTATGCTGACTTAATGGTTCCCAGCAACGTTGAATATGATCCTAAACGACTGGATATTCCCATTTATGACTTTAGAAGGAATAGCTTATCTTCCTCTGATTCTATTGAGATTAAAATCGCCCCTAATGACAACTCTTTTGAGGTTCCTGAACAGAAACTACATCCAATACTCTTTGAATCTAATACTCTATTCCGTCAAAAACACCCTTGGCTACATCCTACACTCTCATTCACTAAACTCTG taaaataaagtataatGTGATGTCATTACCGAATTTGATCCATCATGTGGACCCATCAACATCGGCAATAGCATGGACGCTAATCGAAAG ACTTGTTTTGAATGGGGTGTTAACGAAGTTTAACAGGAAGTTGTTCTCATCCGTGTGTTATATTCTGGCGTACAAGTTTAACCAGGACTTCGAGTATGAGGTGATCAATGAGATTCTCACAATTTTTACGCGTGAAAAGAACGTCGACGCCAAGTCGATTTTCTACAATGAAATGAAG ATTTTTGCACTTTTGGAATTTTCACTGAAACTCAAGTATACGTATATTCAAACGCATATTAACCATTATTTGGACTTCAAC AAAATTTCCTTCTTCGAACTCTATGACACTCCCGAGTCCACCTATACAATGCTTGAGCTCGACTAA
- the aurK gene encoding Protein kinase domain protein: protein MLNGYDCSCTRLTASATDIASKSSSHSLWFTLDDFDIGGVLGDGAHGRVFLARERRTGFICVLKCISKAQLVGTGQESMFKREIELHSHLRHPNISCLYTWFTTKTMIFMVIEYCHNGDLFSYLMRKKRIPEKEVCEIMFQVIWALRTCHDKHIAHLDIKPENILLDQNNVVKLADFGLSAHINFSNPSNGLNNSNGDDSSNGINSHGLNTTNGINNTHDPVVGMNEGSEKLNGNLNFLRGTYDYWSPEQCTYKYNSSKRFGEFGPKTDIWTIGVLAFELFFGLSPFGSTTEERLDTVLDRIQTLEWYEFWQKKYKNLYLNEMSREFRDFLDKCFIKQSHLRPDASQLLQHPWIKLYNSHRFTDSTFLNQPRP, encoded by the exons ATGTTGAATGGCTATGATTGCAGTTGTACTCGACTTACGGCGTCTGCAACGGACATAGCATCAAAAAGTAGCTCTCATTCACTCTGGTTCACACTAGACGACTTTGACATCGGCGGTGTTCTG GGTGATGGAGCGCATGGTAGAGTATTTTTAGCAAGGGAACGCAGAACTGGTTTTATCTGcgttttaaaatgtatttcAAAAGCACAACTCGTCGG AACTGGTCAGGAATCGATGTTTAAGCGTGAAATAGAACTACATTCTCACTTAAGACATCCAAACATTTCATG tCTGTATACTTGGTTCACCACAAAGACCATGATTTTTATGGTGATTGAGTACTGCCACAATGGAGACCTTTTCAGTTACTTAATGAGGAAGAAGCGCATACCCGAAAAGGAAGTGTGTGAGATTATGTTCCAAGTCATCTGGGCTCTCAGAACGTGTCATGATAAGCACATTGCTCATCTCGATATTAAGCCTGAAAATATCCTTCTAGACCAAAACAACGTCGTTAAACTCGCTGATTTCGGACTATCCGCCCATATCAACTTTTCCAACCCCTCAAATGgattaaataattctaaCGGAGATGACAGTTCTAATGGAATTAATTCTCATGGGTTAAATACTACCAACGGAATCAATAATACGCACGACCCAGTTGTTGGAATGAATGAAGGAAGTGAAAAGTTGAATggaaatttgaattttttaagaGGGACGTATGATTACTGGTCACCAGAGCAATGTACGTATAAATACAATAGTTCAAAGAGATTTGGAGAATTCGGACCGAAAACAGATATTTGGACTATTGGTGTACTAGCGTTTGAACTTTTTTTTGGTCTTTCACCCTTTGGATCAACTACTGAAGAACGGTTAGATACTGTTTTGGACCGTATTCAAACCCTTGAGTGGTATGAGTTTTGGCaaaaaaagtataaaaaccTTTACTTGAACGAGATGTCGCGTGAGTTTCGAGACTTTCTCGACAAGTGCTTCATTAAGCAGTCGCATCTTAGACCTGACGCTTCACAACTACTTCAGCATCCCTGGATTAAACTGTACAATAGTCATAGATTCACTGATTCCACCTTTCTCAATCAGCCCAGACCGTAA
- a CDS encoding putative integral membrane protein, translating into MGSNSPTEDLQFGVQDEAQNGLGDVDIDRVSDSKNDVESGLSSDVYSRSSSDFIELDDKVIIEEGEELLKECPSCYKPYGKFIANVKASDCLLFLFVVSWMPFIARFTFKTSYVNFVESAPSLRSTVGNKLVFFAGFFSGNMLIISDVIELVFKVVEYFKRGKTEKLKLSLEDSDGELTYETGETNDNLPGWKSKNNIIAENRPSSLRKWLCCTTFVEKFLHVLYNIRWLVSGYLFIITFVATSLISMFSAQSVNDSNFYLHLMHLINGLSIPLYFILGIKMVGMLFVVDAQNTLFKMNKKYNDPIRMTRTGKTVISYPVFAFLTDKCPCNYAVKKGSSFPKNYRYSLRYHAMVTCGYKLVYLGIIMSHAMYIIGITIFSLATKINLRTYR; encoded by the coding sequence ATGGGTTCAAATTCTCCCACTGAAGATCTCCAATTCGGGGTCCAAGATGAGGCTCAAAATGGCCTCGGCGACGTTGATATTGATCGTGTTTCAGACTCCAAAAATGATGTAGAGTCTGGCTTGTCATCTGATGTCTATTCAAGATCATCGAGTGATTTTATAGAGCTCGACGATAAGGTTATTATTGAGGAAGGTGAAGAGTTGTTGAAGGAGTGTCCCAGTTGTTATAAGCCATATGGAAAGTTTATTGCCAATGTCAAGGCCTCAGACTGTCTATTATTCTTGTTCGTTGTTTCTTGGATGCCCTTTATTGCTCGTTTTACCTTTAAAACCAGCTACGTTAACTTCGTTGAGAGTGCTCCATCTCTGAGATCCACAGTTGGTAACAAGTTAGTATTCTTCGCGGGTTTCTTTTCCGGGAATATGCTAATAATTTCTGACGTTATTGAGCTTGTTTTCAAGGTTGTTGAGTACTTTAAAAGGGGAAAAACTGAGAAATTAAAGCTTAGTTTAGAGGATTCCGATGGAGAATTAACTTATGAAACTGGGGAGacaaatgataatttacCAGGTTGGAAGAGCaagaataatattatagCAGAAAATAGACCAAGTTCTCTTCGTAAATGGTTATGTTGCACTACTTTTGTCGAGAAGTTTTTGCATGTTTTGTACAATATAAGATGGCTTGTGTCTGGATACCTCTTTATTATAACATTCGTTGCAACATCGTTAATTTCCATGTTTTCTGCACAATCAGTCAATGATAGCAATTTCTACTTGCACTTAATGCACCTGATAAACGGATTGTCGATTCCTTTGTACTTTATCCTCGGAATCAAGATGGTGGGCATGCTCTTCGTTGTTGATGCACAAAATACACTATTCAAGATGAATAAGAAGTATAACGATCCAATAAGAATGACCAGGACTGGAAAAACCGTTATTTCTTATCCCGTCTTCGCGTTCTTAACCGACAAATGTCCATGCAACTACGCTGTTAAAAAGGGCTCAAGCTTCCCTAAGAACTATAGGTACTCACTTAGGTACCATGCCATGGTTACTTGCGGATATAAACTTGTTTATCTCGGAATTATCATGTCACATGCTATGTATATTATCGGGATTACAATTTTCTCACTTGCTACCAAAATCAACCTTAGAACTTACCGTTAA